One segment of Monomorium pharaonis isolate MP-MQ-018 chromosome 6, ASM1337386v2, whole genome shotgun sequence DNA contains the following:
- the LOC105837657 gene encoding cytochrome b5: protein MTTTYTFDEVARHNNATDLWIVIHNVVYNVTTFLKEHPGGESMLLSVAGQDATERFEGNGHSHDAVILRENYKIGQLAEGEVAKTNFGESKTTNKEIKEPMEEEQKLDYQKGEVQARNMTMFLCVVVAFYAIIFYWFNIV from the exons ATGACGACTACCTATACGTTCGACGAAGTTGCCCGTCACAATAACGCTACGGATTTGTGGATCGTGATACACAATGTGGTCTACAATGTCACGACGTTCCTCAAGGAACATCCTGGAGGCGAGTCCATGCTGCTGTCAGTAGCGGGGCAAGATGCAACAGAGCGTTTCGAGGGTAACGGCCACAGCCATGACGCAGTTATCCTACGCGAGAATTACAAAATTGGACAACTAGCAGAGGGTGAAGTAGCAAAAACAAACTTCGGTGAATCAAAGACAACAAATAAAG aaataaaagaacCAATGGAAGAAGAGCAAAAACTCGACTATCAAAAAGGAGAAGTGCAAGCTAGAAATATGACAATGTTCCTATGTGTCGTTGTCGCATTTTATGCCATAATTTTCTATTGGTTTAATATAGTATAA
- the LOC105837659 gene encoding cytochrome b5, whose protein sequence is MAQNKIFTRSEIEKSNKDLNKNIFILHDKVYDVHRFLNEHPGGEEILIDHKGKDASEDFDDVGHSKDAMELMKKYQVGELIESERSNKSPKKGWVAGYSKVTEKNVKGPGVPFYLLLGGIAIIVGLFFYAY, encoded by the coding sequence ATGGcgcaaaacaaaatatttacgcGAAGCGAGATTGAAAAAAGCAACAAGGATTTAAATAAGAACATATTTATCTTGCATGACAAAGTATATGACGTCCATCGCTTTCTCAATGAGCATCCAGGTGGCGAAGAGATCCTGATAGATCACAAAGGCAAGGACGCCTCCGAGGACTTCGATGATGTCGGACACTCGAAAGACGCGATGGAGCTGATGAAGAAATATCAGGTCGGCGAACTCATCGAATCAGAAAGGTCGAACAAATCGCCAAAAAAGGGGTGGGTGGCAGGATACAGCAAGGTAACGGAAAAGAACGTTAAAGGACCTGGTGTGCCTTTCTATCTACTGTTGGGCGGAATCGCGATCATAGTGGGTCTCTTCTTTTATGCGTATTAA